One Amaranthus tricolor cultivar Red isolate AtriRed21 chromosome 1, ASM2621246v1, whole genome shotgun sequence DNA window includes the following coding sequences:
- the LOC130825319 gene encoding PI-PLC X domain-containing protein At5g67130-like, whose protein sequence is MALIKWKFEVLMALFLIFVLFFNFTSAVQKVGQICAVHRNCDKGLHCETCLAEKNARSRCTRIQPINPLSKVKGLPFNRYSWLTTHNSFAKVGLKSDTGAVILAPTNQQDSITSQLDNGVRGFMLDMYDFDDNVWLCHSFGGQCYNYTAFKPAIEVLTEMQDFLEKNPSEIITIFVEDYVTSPKGLTKVFDMAGLRKFWFPVSRMPKNGGDWPTVDDMIQKNQRFIVFSSKPSKEASEGIAYNWRYVVENQYGNGGMIAGSCPNRAESRPMNTTTISLVLVNYFPTIPNLASACKHNSAPLESMLSTCYTASGKRWANFVTVDFYKRSDGGGAPAAVDEMNGHLICGCASVTECKPNMTFGSCNVPRADATTPKASPIANMGCSRQLFQFWWIIGTISLASLISF, encoded by the exons ATGGCGCTCATTAAG TGGAAATTCGAAGTACTTATGGctctgtttttgatttttgttctctttttcAACTTCACCTCTGCTGTCCAG AAAGTCGGACAAATTTGTGCTGTGCATCGAAATTGTGATAAAGGACTTCACTGTGAAACTTGTTTAGCGGAAAAGAATGCTCGTTCTCGTTGTACTCGAATTCAACCTATTAATCCTCTCTCTAAG gTGAAAGGATTGCCATTCAATAGATACTCGTGGCTAACAACTCATAACTCGTTTGCTAAAGTAGGCCTTAAATCAGACACTGGTGCGGTGATTCTCGCTCCCACTAATCAGCAGGATTCTATTACATCTCAGCTTGAT AATGGTGTTCGAGGATTCATGCTTGATAtgtatgattttgatgataATGTCTGGTTGTGCCATTCCTTTGGTGGACAATGTTACAACTATACAGCCTTT AAACCTGCAATAGAAGTTCTCACAGAAATGCAGGACTTCCTGGAGAAAAACCCATCTGAGATTATCACCATATTTGTTGAAGACTATGTTACCTCACCTAAGGGTCTGACAAAGGTGTTTGACATGGCTGGgcttagaaaattttggtttcCAGTATCTAGAATGCCCAAAAATGGGGGAGATTGGCCAACAGTTGATGATATGATTCAGAAAAATCAACGCTTTATAGTTTTCTCTTCAAAACCTTCTAAGGAGGCTTCTGAAGGGATTGCCTACAACTGGAGATATGTAGTGGAAAATCAAT ATGGCAATGGTGGGATGATTGCTGGCTCATGTCCAAATCGTGCAGAATCACGTCCTATGAATACTACCACTatatccttggtgttagtaaaTTATTTCCCTACAATACCGAATTTAGCCTCCGCCTGCAAGCACAATTCAGCTCCACTAGAAAGTATGCTGAGCACCTGTTACACTGCTTCCGGGAAAAGATGGGCTAATTTTGTAACCGTTGATTTCTACAAG AGAAGTGATGGAGGTGGAGCTCCAGCTGCTGTAGATGAAATGAACGGTCATCTAATCTGTGGATGTGCTAGTGTAACTGAGTGCAAG CCAAACATGACATTTGGATCCTGCAATGTTCCTCGAGCTGATGCCACCACGCCCAAAGCATCACCCATTGCAAACATGGGTTGTTCAAGGCAGTTGTTTCAGTTCTGGTGGATCATTGGGACTATTTCTCTTGCCTCTTTGATATCATTTTGA